In Candidatus Zixiibacteriota bacterium, the following proteins share a genomic window:
- a CDS encoding GNAT family N-acetyltransferase produces MSLPTLKGSLITLRQLRKSDASSLQRHANDRQVARNLLLLPHPYTIENALVWIRFTHSLVRKGRSYPFGIEDNQSGEIVGMIDLVAINDFHKIAELGYWLGRRYWRRGYTSEAVQLILRFGFRQLRLRRIYAHTFDRNQASYALLKKAGFIYEGTERKSRRKGNRWLDLHLLSILREEFKIRKPK; encoded by the coding sequence ATGTCATTACCCACTCTGAAAGGCTCTTTGATTACCCTGCGTCAGTTGCGTAAATCGGACGCGTCTTCACTGCAGCGCCACGCCAATGATCGCCAGGTTGCCAGAAATCTCCTGTTGCTTCCGCACCCATACACTATCGAGAACGCCCTCGTCTGGATCAGGTTCACCCATTCGCTGGTACGCAAAGGCCGCTCCTATCCATTTGGTATCGAAGACAATCAATCTGGAGAAATCGTTGGGATGATTGACCTTGTCGCTATCAATGATTTCCACAAGATCGCTGAGTTGGGATATTGGCTTGGGCGGCGCTATTGGCGTCGAGGATACACGAGCGAAGCAGTACAACTGATCCTGCGCTTTGGTTTCCGGCAACTACGCTTAAGGCGGATTTATGCTCATACATTCGACAGGAATCAGGCCTCTTATGCACTCCTAAAGAAGGCTGGTTTCATCTACGAGGGGACGGAACGCAAATCACGCCGGAAGGGCAATAGATGGCTTGACCTTCACCTGCTGAGTATACTGCGGGAAGAGTTCAAAATTCGCAAACCAAAGTAG